In the genome of Pongo pygmaeus isolate AG05252 chromosome 9, NHGRI_mPonPyg2-v2.0_pri, whole genome shotgun sequence, one region contains:
- the UBXN1 gene encoding UBX domain-containing protein 1 isoform X2, with product MAELTALESLIEMGFPRGRAEKALALTGNQGIEAAMDWLMEHEDDPDVDEPLETPLGHILGREPTSSEQGGLEGSGSAAGEGKPVLSEEERQEQTKRMLELVAQKQREREEREEREALERERQRRRQGQELSAARQRLQEDEMRRAAEERRREKAEELAARQRVREKIERDKAERAKKYGGSVGSQPPPPAPEPGPVPSSPSQEPPNKREYDQCRIQVRLPDGTSLTQTFRAREQLAAVRLYVELHRGEEPGGGQDPVQLLSGFPRRAFSEADMERPLQELGLVPSAVLIVAKKCPS from the exons ATGGCGGAGCTGACGGCTCTTGAGAGTCTCATCGAGATGGGCTTCCCCAGGGGACGCGC GGAGAAGGCTCTGGCCCTCACAGGGAACCAGGGCATCGAGGCTGCGATGGACTG GCTGATGGAGCACGAAGACGACCCAGATGTGGACGAGCCTCTAGAGACTCCCCTTGGACATATCCTGGGACGGGAGCCCACTTCCTCAGAGCAAGGCGGCCTTGAAG GATCTGGTTCTGCTGCCGGAGAAGGCAAACCCGTTTTGAGTGAAGAGGAAAGACAGGAACAGACTAAGAG GATGTTGGAGCTGGTGGCCCAGAAGCAGCGGGAGCGTGAAGAGAGAGAGGAACGGGAGGCATTGGAACGGGAACGGCAGCGCAGGAGACAAGGGCAAGAGTTGTCAGCAGCACGACAGCGGCTACAGGAAGATGAGATGCGCCGGGCTGCTGAGGAGAGGCGGAGGGAAAAGGCCGAGGAGTTAGCAGCCAG ACAAAGAGTTAGAGAAAAGATCGAGAGGGACAAAGCAGAGAGAGCCAAGAAG TATGGTGGCAGTGTGGGCTCTCAGCCACCCCCACCGGCACCAGAGCCAGGTCCTGTTCCCTCTTCTCCCAGCCAGGAGCCTCCCAACAAGCGGGAGTATGACCAGTGTCGCATACAG GTCAGGCTGCCAGATGGGACCTCACTGACCCAGACGTTCCGGGCCCGGGAACAGCTGGCAGCCGTGAGGCTCTATGTGGAGCTCCACCGTGGGGAGGAACCAGGTGGGGGCCAGGACCCTGTGCAATTGCTCAGTGGCTTCCCCAGACGGGCCTTCTCAGAAGCTGACATGGAGCGGCCTCTGCAGGAGCTGG GACTTGTGCCTTCTGCTGTTCTCATTGTGGCCAAGAAATGTCCCAGCTGA
- the UBXN1 gene encoding UBX domain-containing protein 1 isoform X1, with translation MAELTALESLIEMGFPRGRAEKALALTGNQGIEAAMDWLMEHEDDPDVDEPLETPLGHILGREPTSSEQGGLEGSGSAAGEGKPVLSEEERQEQTKRMLELVAQKQREREEREEREALERERQRRRQGQELSAARQRLQEDEMRRAAEERRREKAEELAARQRVREKIERDKAERAKKYGGSVGSQPPPPAPEPGPVPSSPSQEPPNKREYDQCRIQVRLPDGTSLTQTFRAREQLAAVRLYVELHRGEEPGGGQDPVQLLSGFPRRAFSEADMERPLQELGMAARLETRTWGSREACLGKGGMQREGAL, from the exons ATGGCGGAGCTGACGGCTCTTGAGAGTCTCATCGAGATGGGCTTCCCCAGGGGACGCGC GGAGAAGGCTCTGGCCCTCACAGGGAACCAGGGCATCGAGGCTGCGATGGACTG GCTGATGGAGCACGAAGACGACCCAGATGTGGACGAGCCTCTAGAGACTCCCCTTGGACATATCCTGGGACGGGAGCCCACTTCCTCAGAGCAAGGCGGCCTTGAAG GATCTGGTTCTGCTGCCGGAGAAGGCAAACCCGTTTTGAGTGAAGAGGAAAGACAGGAACAGACTAAGAG GATGTTGGAGCTGGTGGCCCAGAAGCAGCGGGAGCGTGAAGAGAGAGAGGAACGGGAGGCATTGGAACGGGAACGGCAGCGCAGGAGACAAGGGCAAGAGTTGTCAGCAGCACGACAGCGGCTACAGGAAGATGAGATGCGCCGGGCTGCTGAGGAGAGGCGGAGGGAAAAGGCCGAGGAGTTAGCAGCCAG ACAAAGAGTTAGAGAAAAGATCGAGAGGGACAAAGCAGAGAGAGCCAAGAAG TATGGTGGCAGTGTGGGCTCTCAGCCACCCCCACCGGCACCAGAGCCAGGTCCTGTTCCCTCTTCTCCCAGCCAGGAGCCTCCCAACAAGCGGGAGTATGACCAGTGTCGCATACAG GTCAGGCTGCCAGATGGGACCTCACTGACCCAGACGTTCCGGGCCCGGGAACAGCTGGCAGCCGTGAGGCTCTATGTGGAGCTCCACCGTGGGGAGGAACCAGGTGGGGGCCAGGACCCTGTGCAATTGCTCAGTGGCTTCCCCAGACGGGCCTTCTCAGAAGCTGACATGGAGCGGCCTCTGCAGGAGCTGGGTATGGCTGCAAGACTAGAAACCAGGACCTGGGGGAGTAGGGAGGCATGCCTAGGAAAAGGAGGGATGCAAAGAGAAGGGGCTTTGTGA
- the LOC129008140 gene encoding ubiquinol-cytochrome-c reductase complex assembly factor 3 — protein MVSAIGRSSLRQGVVRPRGNSLWLRGTLVGAPLAVQAAMDSLRKMLISVALLGAGAGVGYALLVIVTPGERRKQEMLKEMPLQDPRSREEAARTQQLLLATLQEAATTQENVAWRKNWMVGGEGGAGKRSP, from the exons ATGGTTTCTGCTATAGGGCGCTCTAGCCTGCGCCAAGGGGTAGTGAGACCGCGCGGCAACAGCTTGTGGCTGCGGGGAACTCTGGTGGGCGCTCCGCTGGCTGTGCAGGCGGCCATGGATTCCTTGCGGAAAATGCTGATCTCAGTCGCATTGCTGGGCGCAGGGGCTGGCGTGGGCTACGCGCTCCTGGTTATTGTGACCCCGGGAGAGCGGCGGAAGCAGGAAATGCTAAAG GAGATGCCACTGCAGGACCCGCGGAGCAGGGAGGAGGCGGCCAGGACCCAGCAGCTATTGTTGGCCACTCTGCAGGAGGCAGCGACCACGCAGGAGAACGTGGCCTGGAGGAAGAACTGGATGGTTGGCGGCGAAGGCGGCGCCGGCAAGAGGTCACCGTGA
- the LBHD1 gene encoding LBH domain-containing protein 1 codes for MALVPGRSKVDGLWTRNSPGSSQHPESPRLPNPLWDRGKIGKVEGHQHIQDFSQKSHLPSVVVEANEVNEESGDLHLPHEELLLLTDGEEEDAEAFFQDQSEEPGRAWSPQDPRNPLKTFNAGLSWGQDQDDEGACWILENTVCLEATNHCPFWDSAGSCVCRSGFVEYSHLLPPNSFEGKYCSLLLKYLIQVYEPPYTHPFTISFYR; via the exons ATGGCCCTTGTGCCAGGGAGAAGCAAGGTGGATGGGCTTTGGACTAGAAATAGCCCAGGCTCCTCCCAGCATCCAGAAAGTCCCAGGCTGCCCAACCCTCTCTGGGACAGAGGAAAAATTGGCAAGGTTGAAGGTCACCAGCACATTCAG GATTTCTCTCAAAAGTCCCATCTGCCGTCTGTTGTGGTGGAAGCCAATGAGGTGAATGAAGAGAGTGGGGATCTCCATTTGCCCCATGAAGAGCTGCTGCTGCTCACTGATGGTGAGGAAGAGGACGCTGAGGCCTTCTTCCAAGACCAAAGTGAAGAGCCAG GCCGGGCTTGGAGCCCACAGGACCCTAGAAatcctttaaaaacatttaacgCTGGACTCAGCTGGGGGCAGGACCAGGATGATGAAGGTGCTTGTTGGATTCTTGAGAACACAGTGTGTCTGGAAGCCACCAACCACTGTCCCTTCTGGGACTCAGCAGGCTCCTGTGTTTGTAGAAGCGGCTTTGTGGAATATTCCCATCTCCTGCCTCCTAATAGCTTTGAGGGTAAGTATTGTTCCCTCCTCCTCAAATATCTCATCCAGGTTTATGAACCTCCTTATACCCATCCTTTCACAATCtccttttacaggtga
- the CSKMT gene encoding citrate synthase-lysine N-methyltransferase CSKMT, mitochondrial: MAALRRMLHLPRLTMGTCRPFAGSLADSCLADRCLWDRLHAQPRLGTVPTFDWFFGYEEVQGLLLPLLQEAQAASPLRVLDVGCGTSSLCTGLYTKSPHPVDVLGVDFSPVAVAHMNSLLEGGPGQTPLCPGHPASSLHFMHADARNLGAVASSGSFQLLLDKGTWDAVAQGGLPRAYQLLSECLRVLNPQGTLIQFSDEDPDVRLPCLEQGSRGWTVTVQELGPFRGITYFAYLIQGSH, encoded by the exons ATGGCCGCGCTGCGTCGAATGCTCCACTTGCCGAGGCTGACGATGGGGACGTGCCGCCCCTTTgcgg GCTCACTGGCTGATAGTTGCCTGGCGGACCGCTGTCTCTGGGATCGGCTGCATGCCCAGCCTCGTTTGGGCACTGTCCCCACCTTCGACTGGTTCTTTGGATACGAGGAAGTCCAGGGGCTCCTACTGCCATTGCTGCAGGAGGCACAGGCTGCCAGTCCTCTGCGAGTGCTGGATGTGGGCTGTGGGACTTCCAGCCTATGTACAGGCCTCTACACCAAATCTCCACACCCAGTGGATGTGCTGGGGGTGGACTTTTCTCCTGTGGCTGTGGCCCACATGAACAGCCTCCTGGAGGGTGGCCCAGGCCAAACACCTCTATGCCCTGGGcaccctgcctccagcctccactTCATGCACGCCGATGCTCGGAACCTGGGGGCTGTGGCTTCTTCAGGCTCTTTCCAACTACTGCTGGACAAAGGCACCTGGGATGCTGTTGCCCAGGGAGGTCTGCCTAGGGCTTACCAGCTGCTATCAGAATGCTTGAGGGTTCTAAACCCTCAGGGGACCCTGATTCAGTTCTCAGATGAGGACCCTGATGTGCGACTGCCCTGCCTGGAACAAGGGTCCCGTGGCTGGACTGTGACTGTGCAGGAGCTAGGCCCGTTCAGGGGCATCACCTACTTTGCTTACTTGATTCAAGGCTCTCATTAA